A region from the Vicia villosa cultivar HV-30 ecotype Madison, WI linkage group LG3, Vvil1.0, whole genome shotgun sequence genome encodes:
- the LOC131593199 gene encoding putative disease resistance RPP13-like protein 1, producing MAATPLVGSAFLSATVEGLLLRLASSEFIDYITSSKLNLLKLTVFETSLLTLNSVLPDAERKQFFNPAVKQWMDELYDAVSDADDLIDEIGYDLIKCKVKYTQPKDDLSFNSRLYLMNIMLELFVHRIRFIGLQSVSGRVSCRMRSNSSSVLNDSFIVGREDDKEKLMNMLLSDTGTNLDVVAVLGDGGVGKTTLAELVYNDKEVNEHFDLKMWIRVSENFDIVRVTKTLLASEYSSTYKDNDLDYLRLELKLKLKCRRFLFVLDDLWNVGYNDWHELVAPLVNGKLGSRVVVTTRQEKVAEVVHTFPIHKLEPLSDEDCWSLLSKHAFGSKVYGGSEYPDLEATGRKIARKCLGLPLAAKTLGGLLSSSVDLKDWISILISNIWKIPDNNILPSLLLSYQCLPSYLKRCFAYCSIFPKGYSFDRKQLVLLWMAEGFLEHSQGEKSPEEVGDVYFVELLSRSFIHQLNDDSERKKFVLHDLLYDLAEVVSGKSCCRLEGGGIISKKVQHMSYIQDEYDTFKKFEIFYDFKSLRSVLPLCIRQGSSYLSRKVVDDLLPTLRRLRVLSLSHHENFTVLPDSMNNLLHLRYLDLSHTNIKSLPESICDLYYLQTLNLSSCFLLNELPIDIGKLINLRHLVITNSRIKRMPKQIVRLENLQTLSAFIVGKQEVGLSVRELGKFPNIRGKLYIENLCNVINVSEACDANLKNKELIDELELFWKEEEEEEEEQLELFWKEEEERSHDSQTQTVVLDGLQPSINLKKLIIGIYRGTSFPSWLGDSSFSNMVYLRICFCEYCVTLPSLGQLLSLKDLSIDGMSILETIGPEFYGMSGGGFNSSFQPFPSLEHLKFSYMSNWKEWRSFGGSKFPFPRLKTLKLEDCPKLKGHLPSHLPSIEEITIIRCDGMLATPSTLHWLSSVKSLEVHSGEARWPLFESNSLESTEWSLFESNSACLLQRVVIRNFSRMMLSLPKMFMSSTSLQHLELYSIPSLLSFPDDGLPTSLQSLSISNCENLAFLPPETWSKYTSLVSLDLVQSCDALTSFSLNGFPVLHSLYISDCKNLQCFFVSEIYSHCPSTLQSLDVSNSDAFMSRPQRMDTPNHNALISLPLRMDTLIALESLRLTLPSLPCYEGASLPPNLRSIFFVSLRTKTFATGWGLQNLSALSDLDIRGDGIVNTLLKEQLLPVSLVSLSIHNFTKRKSLPGNGLQHLSSLENLKFNNCTKLGSLPENMFPSYLKSLEFSYCPKLKSLPDRLPSSLEILELDDCRKLGSLPEDGLPSLKRLIISNCRLLKAKYENQRGEHWSNIAHIPVIKIDNKLTI from the coding sequence ATGGCCGCTACACCCTTGGTAGGAAGCGCTTTTCTCTCCGCGACAGTTGAAGGTTTACTACTGAGACTCGCTTCATCAGAGTTCATCGATTACATCACAAGCAGCAAGTTgaatctcctcaaactcaccGTCTTCGAAACATCGCTTCTCACTCTCAATTCAGTTCTTCCCGATGCAGAGCGGAAGCAGTTCTTCAATCCCGCAGTCAAACAATGGATGGATGAATTGTACGACGCGGTCTCAGATGCAGATGATTTGATCGATGAAATCGGTTACGATTTGATAAAATGCAAGGTGAAGTACACTCAACCTAAAGACGATCTCTCATTCAATAgtagattgtatttgatgaatatAATGCTAGAACTTTTTGTTCATCGGATTCGTTTCATTGGCTTACAATCTGTAAGTGGTAGGGTTTCTTGTAGAATGCGTTCGAATTCAAGTTCAGTGTTAAACGATTCTTTCATAGTTGGTAGGGAGGATGATAAAGAGAAATTGATGAATATGTTGTTGTCGGATACCGGTACAAATCTAGACGTGGTTGCTGTTTTAGGTGATGGAGGGGTTGGTAAAACTACACTTGCTGAACTAGTTTATAATGATAAAGAAGTTAATGAGCATTTTGATTTGAAAATGTGGATTCGTGTGTCGGAGAATTTTGATATCGTGAGGGTTACAAAAACTCTACTTGCATCTGAATATTCATCAACTTACAAGGACAACGATCTTGATTATCTTCGACTTGAGTTAAAGCTAAAGTTGAAATGTAGAAGATTTTTATTTGTGTTGGATGACCTATGGAATGTTGGTTATAATGATTGGCATGAGTTGGTAGCTCCTTTGGTTAATGGAAAATTGGGAAGTAGGGTGGTCGTCACAACGCGTCAAGAAAAAGTGGCAGAGGTTGTGCATACATTTCCAATTCATAAATTAGAACCTTTGTCAGACGAAGACTGTTGGTCTTTACTTTCCAAGCATGCATTTGGAAGTAAAGTTTATGGTGGCAGTGAATACCCAGATCTTGAAGCAACTGGTAGGAAAATTGCAAGAAAGTGTCTAGGATTGCCACTAGCTGCCAAAACACTTGGAGGACTTTTGTCTTCAAGTGTAGATTTAAAGGACTGGATTTCAATTTTGATTAGCAACATATGGAAGATACCAGATAATAATATTCTTCCATCTTTGCTTTTGAGTTATCAATGTCTTCCCTCTTACTTGAAAAGATGTTTTGCCTATTGCTCAATTTTTCCAAAGGGTTATTCCTTTGATAGAAAGCAATTGGTCTTGTTGTGGATGGCAGAAGGCTTCCTTGAACATTCTCAGGGTGAAAAATCACCGGAAGAAGTAGGTGATGTCTACTTTGTTGAATTGTTATCGAGATCCTTCATTCACCAGTTGAATGATGACAGTGAGAGAAAAAAGTTTGTTCTGCATGACCTTCTCTATGATTTAGCCGAGGTTGTATCTGGGAAAAGTTGTTGCAGGCTTGAAGGTGGTGGCATCATCTCAAAAAAGGTTCAACATATGTCATATATTCAAGACGAGTATGACACTTTCAAGAAGTTTGAGATTTTCTACGATTTTAAAAGCCTGCGAAGCGTCTTGCCTCTTTGCATTCGCCAGGGATCAAGTTACTTATCTAGAAAGGTGGTTGATGATTTGCTACCCACACTCAGACGTTTGCGTGTGCTATCCTTATCACATCACGAAAACTTCACTGTGTTACCAGATTCAATGAATAACTTGTTGCACTTGCGGTATCTCGATCTCTCCCATACTAATATCAAAAGCCTTCCTGAATCAATATGTGACTTGTACTATTTGCAAACCTTAAATTTATCATCATGCTTTTTACTCAATGAATTGCCGATAGATATCGGAAAGTTAATTAATTTACGCCACCTTGTTATCACTAACTCTCGCATTAAGAGGATGCCAAAGCAAATTGTTCGATTGGAAAACCTTCAAACTCTATCTGCTTTCATAGTGGGCAAGCAAGAAGTTGGGTTAAGTGTGAGAGAACTTGGGAAGTTTCCTAACATTCGGGGAAAACTTTACATTGAAAATCTGTGTAATGTCATCAATGTCAGTGAAGCATGTGATGCCAACTTGAAGAATAAAGAACTCATTGATGAGTTAGAGTTATtttggaaagaagaagaagaagaagaagaagaacagttAGAGTTATtttggaaagaagaagaagaacgatcACATGATTCACAAACACAAACAGTTGTGCTTGATGGGTTGCAACCATCAATAAACTTGAAGAAATTGATCATTGGCATTTATCGCGGGACAAGTTTTCCAAGTTGGTTGGGAGATTCTTCATTTTCTAACATGGTGTACTTGCGCATATGTTTTTGTGAATATTGTGTCACACTTCCATCGTTAGGGCAACTACTTTCTCTCAAAGATCTAAGTATAGATGGTATGTCGATATTGGAGACAATTGGTCCAGAGTTCTATGGCATGTCAGGTGGAGGTTTTAATTCTTCGTTCCAACCATTTCCATCCCTTGAGCATCTAAAATTTTCCTACATGTCTAATTGGAAGGAATGGCGTTCCTTCGGAGGCAGTAAGTTTCCGTTTCCTCGTCTTAAAACTCTGAAGTTAGAGGATTGTCCTAAACTGAAGGGACATTTGCCTAGTCATCTTCCTTCCATAGAGGAAATTACAATAATTCGGTGTGATGGTATGTTGGCTACACCATCTACTTTGCATTGGCTTTCCTCAGTAAAATCTTTAGAGGTGCATTCTGGAGAGGCCAGATGGCCGTTATTTGAAAGTAATTCTCTAGAGTCCACTGAATGGTCGTTGTTTGAAAGTAATTCTGCATGTCTTCTGCAGCGTGTAGTAATACGGAACTTTAGTAGGATGATGTTGTCTCTACCTAAAATGTTTATGAGTTCCACTTCTCTTCAACACTTGGAACTCTATTCGATTCCATCTCTCTTATCATTTCCGGATGATGGTCTACCCACTTCTCTGCAGTCACTAAGTATTTCTAACTGTGAGAATTTAGCATTCCTGCCTCCTGAAACGTGGAGCAAGTACACATCACTTGTGTCTTTGGATTTAGTGCAATCTTGTGATGCGCTTACCTCCTTCTCACTGAATGGTTTCCCTGTGCTCCATAGTCTTTACATTTCAGATTGTAAGAATCTGCAATgcttttttgtttcagaaatttaTTCCCATTGCCCGTCGACCCTCCAATCACTTGATGTTTCCAACAGTGATGCATTTATGTCACGTCCTCAACGGATGGACACTCCCAACCATAATGCACTTATATCACTTCCTCTACGGATGGACACCCTCATTGCTCTTGAAAGCTTGCGGCTCACATTACCATCATTACCATGCTATGAAGGAGCTAGCCTCCCTCCCAACTTACGATCAATTTTCTTTGTATCATTAAGAACGAAAACATTTGCCACAGGATGGGGTCTCCAAAACCTTAGTGCTCTGTCTGATTTGGATATCAGAGGTGATGGTATTGTTAACACCTTGTTGAAGGAGCAGTTGCTGCCGGTTTCTCTCGTGTCTCTGTCAATACATAATTTCACTAAAAGGAAATCCTTACCAGGAAATGGACTTCAACACCTCTCCTCTCTTGAAAATCTTAAATTTAATAATTGTACAAAGCTTGGATCATTGCCAGAGAACATGTTCCCTTCCTATCTGAAATCACTGGAATTTTCGTATTGCCCAAAACTTAAGTCCTTGCCGGACAGGTTACCTTCCTCTCTAGAAATACTGGAGCTTGATGATTGTCGAAAACTTGGGTCATTGCCAGAAGACGGTCTCCCTTCTCTTAAGCGACTGATCATTAGTAATTGCCGTCTGTTAAAAGCAAAGTATGAAAATCAGAGAGGGGAACATTGGTCCAACATTGCTCACATCCCTGTCATAAAAATAGATAATAAGTTGACAATATGA
- the LOC131659651 gene encoding heat shock cognate 70 kDa protein-like, with the protein MSKSYKGCAVGIDLGTTYSCVAVWVEEHNRVEIIHNDQGNKTTPSFVAFTDEQRLTGDAAKNQASTNPENTVFDAKRLIGRKFSDSVVQKDIMLWPFKVSAGVNDKPMIVVKYKGQEKHLCAEEISSMILTKMREIAEEYLESPVKNAVVTVPAYFNDSQRKATIDAGSIAGLNVMRIINEPTAAAIAYGLDKRTNCVGERNIFVFDLGGGTFDVSLITIKDKVFQVKATAGNTHLGGEDFDNRMVNYFVQEFKRKKKVDIIGNPRALRRLRTACERAKRALTFVFNTTIEVDALFQAIDFSSSITRAKFEEINMDLFNECLETVERCLVDAKMDKNSIDDVVLVGGSSRIPKVRQLLQDFFKEKELCKSINPDEAVAYGAAVQAALLSEGVNNVPNLELMDVTPLSLGWSLKNDVMGVVIPRNTSVPVKKTKSYVTVSDNQSTVSIEVYEGERTRAGDNNLLGFFCLFGLPPAPRGYPFKVCFDIDKNGILTVSATEKSTGNTNEITITNNKERLSNDEIKRMIREAEDYRVEDKKFLRQAKVMNALDDLVYKMRNAMEKVINLKLTSQENRKINDAITMATNLLDEKDKQREIDVLEDQLSVLENMYEHIMKL; encoded by the exons ATGTCAAAAAGCTACAAAGGATGTGCGGTAGGAATAGACCTTGGAACAACATACTCTTGTGTTGCAGTGTGGGTTGAAGAACACAATAGAGTAGAAATCATACACAATGACCAAGGCAACAAGACCACTCCTTCTTTTGTTGCTTTTACTGATGAACAAAGGTTGACCGGTGATGCTGCTAAAAACCAGGCTTCCACCAACCCAGAAAATACTGTCTTTG ATGCTAAGAGGTTAATTGGTAGGAAGTTTAGTGATTCTGTTGTCCAAAAAGATATAATGTTGTGGCCATTCAAGGTTAGTGCTGGTGTTAATGACAAACCGATGATTGTTGTTAAATACAAGGGTCAAGAGAAGCATCTATGTGCCGAGGAAATCTCATCTATGATTCTCACAAAGATGCGAGAGATTGCAGAGGAGTATTTGGAATCGCCGGTTAAGAATGCAGTTGTTACGGTGCCTGCTTATTTCAACGATTCTCAGCGAAAAGCCACTATAGATGCCGGATCCATTGCTGGACTTAATGTTATGCGAATAATCAATGAACCTACTGCTGCAGCTATTGCATATGGCCTCGACAAGAGAACTAATTGCGTAGGAGAACGGAACATTTTTGTGTTTGATCTTGGTGGTGGGACTTTTGATGTATCTCTCATTACAATCAAAGATAAAGTCTTTCAAGTTAAGGCTACAGCCGGAAACACTCACCTCGGAGGAGAGGACTTTGATAACAGAATGGTAAACTACTTTGTACAAGagttcaaaagaaagaaaaaagtagACATTATTGGGAACCCAAGAGCCTTGAGGAGGTTGAGAACTGCCTGCGAGAGGGCAAAAAGGGCCCTCACTTTTGTATTTAACACCACCATTGAGGTAGATGCTTTATTTCAGGCCATTGATTTCTCTTCGTCAATCACCCGTGCCAAGTTTGAGGAAATCAACATGGATCTTTTCAACGAGTGCTTGGAGACCGTTGAGAGGTGTCTGGTTGATGCGAAGATGGACAAAAATAGTATAGATGATGTTGTCCTTGTTGGTGGATCTTCAAGGATTCCTAAAGTGAGGCAACTATTGCAAGACTTTTTTAAGGAGAAAGAACTATGCAAGAGCATCAATCCTGACGAGGCTGTTGCTTATGGAGCTGCTGTTCAGGCTGCTTTATTGAGCGAAGGCGTTAATAATGTCCCAAATTTGGAGCTGATGGATGTCACACCTCTGTCTTTAGGTTGGAGCCTAAAAAATGATGTCATGGGTGTGGTGATTCCTAGGAACACTTCTGTTccggtcaagaaaacaaaatcatATGTTACAGTTAGCGATAACCAATCGACTGTCTCTATTGAGGTTTATGAGGGAGAGAGAACTAGAGCCGGTGACAACAACCTTCTTGGTTTTTTCTGTCTTTTTGGCTTACCCCCGGCTCCTCGGGGCTATCCTTTTAAGGTATGCTTTGATATAGATAAAAATGGTATTCTAACTGTTTCTGCTACGGAAAAATCTACTGGAAATACAAATGAGATTACAATAACCAACAACAAAGAAAGATTATCTAACGATGAAATTAAGAGAATGATTCGCGAAGCTGAGGATTATCGCGTTGAAGATAAGAAATTCTTAAGGCAGGCCAAAGTTATGAATGCATTGGATGACCTTGTTTACAAAATGAGAAATGCAATGGAGAAGGTTATTAACTTGAAGCTCACGTCACAAGAAAACAGGAAAATCAATGATGCAATTACCATGGCCACAAATTTGCTTGATGAGAAAGACAAACAGCGCGAAATTGATGTTCTTGAGGATCAATTGAGCGTTCTTGAGAATATGTATGAACACATTATGAAGTTGTAA